In a single window of the Litorilituus sediminis genome:
- a CDS encoding YcxB family protein, with amino-acid sequence MTEQTSFQAKFILDKAHFTECYTQTSTVEHNRKTYFKANILTIFGLFILLFTPVNPYTAWFVIGLGLVESLSVYYHQPWWVFRQMLSKASNSEVTLTIDEQGILTESFHVNARLLWADVTDVKETELGFVIFFQLGKNQSKHYLSKSILSSDAQAFIKAQVAPST; translated from the coding sequence ATGACAGAACAGACTTCTTTTCAGGCAAAATTTATCTTAGATAAAGCCCACTTTACTGAGTGCTATACGCAAACCAGCACAGTAGAGCACAATCGAAAAACTTATTTTAAGGCCAATATACTGACAATATTTGGTTTATTTATCCTTTTGTTTACACCTGTTAACCCGTACACAGCATGGTTTGTTATTGGTTTAGGTTTGGTGGAAAGCTTAAGTGTTTATTATCATCAGCCTTGGTGGGTTTTTAGGCAGATGCTAAGTAAAGCATCTAATAGTGAAGTAACACTGACAATTGATGAACAAGGCATTTTAACTGAGTCGTTTCATGTTAACGCTCGCTTATTATGGGCTGATGTCACCGATGTTAAAGAGACTGAACTCGGGTTTGTTATCTTCTTTCAGCTAGGAAAAAACCAAAGTAAGCACTATTTATCAAAAAGTATTTTATCGAGCGATGCGCAAGCGTTTATTAAAGCACAAGTTGCCCCGTCAACATAA
- a CDS encoding sulfite exporter TauE/SafE family protein — MQKANQNLLAKPSFLLLFALCWLILLISSPFSLTELTNYITFSLLGVIGAIFANSTGAGGGVVFIPLFNQLNFSEQQAVATSFAIQCFGMTAGAASWYYHYQSQQKALRLWQGFKRIIAVTGVCSVFALAWVFNGDQQGPASLPLAFSWFSLLLGIFIFISVYVSKPTRERSLLTPYDYIALVIIGLFGGAITAWLSVGVGEILVIYLIIRRFDINMAIGAAVVVSALSVWSVIGYVQGQVYWQVVLFAGPAAVLGGLFARILVSHLSAVKLKLFFAAWLLVSGGFAII, encoded by the coding sequence ATGCAAAAGGCGAATCAAAACTTATTAGCAAAGCCAAGCTTTTTACTGTTATTTGCACTTTGTTGGCTAATACTGCTAATAAGTTCACCTTTTAGCCTCACTGAATTAACTAACTACATTACATTTAGCTTGCTTGGCGTGATAGGCGCTATATTTGCTAACTCTACCGGTGCTGGTGGTGGTGTCGTTTTTATTCCACTGTTTAATCAACTTAACTTTTCCGAGCAGCAAGCTGTAGCAACCAGTTTTGCTATTCAATGCTTTGGTATGACTGCAGGAGCTGCAAGTTGGTATTATCACTACCAAAGCCAGCAAAAAGCATTACGACTATGGCAAGGCTTTAAACGTATTATTGCCGTAACTGGCGTATGTTCAGTATTTGCTTTAGCTTGGGTTTTTAATGGCGACCAGCAAGGTCCTGCGTCACTACCTTTAGCGTTTAGCTGGTTTTCATTATTACTCGGTATATTTATCTTTATTAGCGTTTATGTTTCTAAACCAACGCGAGAGCGTAGCTTGCTAACACCATATGATTATATCGCTTTGGTAATCATTGGACTTTTTGGCGGAGCAATAACCGCTTGGTTAAGTGTCGGTGTTGGTGAAATTTTAGTTATTTATCTTATTATTAGGCGTTTTGATATTAATATGGCCATTGGCGCAGCTGTGGTGGTGTCAGCATTATCAGTATGGAGTGTTATTGGTTATGTACAAGGACAAGTTTATTGGCAAGTTGTGTTGTTTGCCGGTCCTGCTGCGGTACTGGGAGGTTTATTCGCTCGAATATTAGTTAGCCATTTATCTGCGGTAAAGTTAAAATTATTTTTTGCTGCTTGGTTATTGGTTTCTGGTGGTTTTGCCATAATTTAG
- a CDS encoding extracellular solute-binding protein, whose protein sequence is MFKHILTGLLLATSLAATASEEVNVYSYRQPFLVKPLFDQFTEKTGIEVNVVFAKKGMAERLAREGKLSKADVLLTTDISRLIELRDKGLVQAVDSNVLNTVIPEQYQAQDKTWFALTTRVRNIYSAKRLGKIDFNYEDLADEKYRGRVCTRSGKHPYTVALVASMISEHGEAETLKWLEGVKANLARKPQGNDRGQVQAIHQNLCDISLGNSYYFGKMLKDEKQKVWADAVYINFPNQKNRGAHINISGVAMAKYAPNSANAKALMEFLVSESAQKMYAETNMEYPVRAGVKVSPLVASWGSYKADTLPLEEVAKNRKLALMLLDKAKFDL, encoded by the coding sequence ATGTTTAAACACATCTTAACTGGCTTGCTTTTAGCCACAAGTTTAGCTGCGACTGCAAGTGAAGAAGTTAATGTTTACTCTTATCGCCAGCCGTTTTTAGTTAAACCCTTGTTTGATCAATTTACCGAAAAAACAGGTATTGAGGTAAATGTTGTTTTTGCCAAAAAAGGTATGGCTGAGCGTCTAGCAAGAGAAGGCAAATTAAGTAAAGCGGATGTGTTACTGACCACAGATATTAGCCGTTTAATTGAATTACGTGATAAAGGCTTAGTACAAGCGGTTGATTCAAATGTGCTAAATACTGTTATCCCTGAGCAATATCAAGCGCAAGATAAAACCTGGTTTGCCTTAACAACGCGTGTTCGTAATATCTATTCTGCTAAGCGTTTAGGTAAAATTGATTTTAATTATGAAGATTTAGCCGATGAAAAGTACCGCGGCAGAGTGTGTACTCGTAGCGGTAAGCACCCTTATACCGTGGCTTTAGTGGCGTCTATGATCAGTGAACATGGCGAGGCTGAAACGCTAAAATGGCTTGAAGGCGTTAAGGCAAATTTAGCGCGTAAACCTCAAGGTAATGACAGAGGCCAAGTGCAAGCGATCCATCAAAATTTATGTGATATTTCATTGGGCAACAGCTACTACTTTGGCAAAATGTTGAAAGATGAAAAGCAAAAAGTATGGGCAGACGCTGTTTATATTAACTTTCCAAATCAGAAAAACCGTGGCGCACACATTAATATTTCTGGCGTCGCTATGGCAAAATATGCACCAAATAGTGCTAATGCCAAAGCACTGATGGAGTTCTTAGTATCTGAATCAGCGCAAAAAATGTACGCTGAAACAAATATGGAATATCCAGTACGCGCGGGAGTTAAGGTTTCACCATTAGTTGCCTCGTGGGGAAGTTATAAAGCTGACACATTACCATTGGAAGAAGTGGCAAAAAATCGTAAACTTGCGCTCATGTTGTTAGACAAAGCCAAGTTTGATTTGTGA